A section of the Quatrionicoccus australiensis genome encodes:
- a CDS encoding SDR family oxidoreductase: MIVITGASGQLGRLVIEALLQTVPAGEIVAAVRNPEKIADLAARGVQVRVADYDQPASLAAAFAGADKLLLISANEVGRRVPQHRAVIEAATAAGVGLLAYTSILHADSSPLPLAAEHQETEALIRASGLPAVILRNGWYTENYLAGIPTALQYGVVLGSAGAGRIASAARTDYAAAAAAVLTRDDQAGHIYELAGDESYTLAELAAEIAKQSGQAVNYQNLPESEFKAALLGAGLPDFLVTLLAESDVGASKGGLFDDSRQLSQLIGRSTTSLANMVAAQLAATAA, encoded by the coding sequence ATGATCGTCATCACCGGCGCCTCCGGCCAGCTTGGCCGCCTTGTCATCGAAGCCCTGTTGCAGACAGTTCCGGCCGGCGAAATCGTTGCTGCCGTGCGCAATCCCGAGAAAATCGCCGATCTGGCGGCGCGCGGCGTGCAGGTGCGCGTTGCCGATTACGACCAGCCGGCCAGCCTGGCCGCCGCCTTTGCCGGCGCCGACAAGCTGTTGCTGATTTCGGCCAACGAGGTCGGTCGCCGCGTGCCGCAGCATCGCGCCGTGATCGAGGCGGCCACGGCGGCCGGCGTCGGCCTGCTCGCCTATACCAGCATTCTGCATGCCGATAGCTCGCCGCTGCCGCTCGCCGCCGAGCACCAGGAAACGGAAGCCCTGATCCGCGCCTCCGGCCTGCCGGCGGTGATCCTGCGCAACGGCTGGTACACCGAGAACTACCTGGCCGGCATCCCGACCGCGCTGCAGTACGGCGTGGTGCTGGGCAGCGCCGGGGCCGGACGCATTGCGTCGGCGGCGCGTACCGACTATGCCGCGGCGGCGGCTGCCGTGCTGACGCGCGACGACCAGGCCGGGCACATCTACGAACTGGCCGGCGACGAGTCCTACACGCTGGCCGAACTGGCCGCCGAAATCGCCAAACAGTCGGGCCAGGCGGTCAACTATCAAAATTTGCCGGAAAGCGAATTCAAGGCCGCGCTGCTCGGCGCCGGCTTGCCGGATTTCCTGGTGACCTTGCTGGCCGAGTCCGATGTCGGTGCATCCAAGGGCGGCTTGTTCGACGACAGCCGTCAGCTGAGCCAGTTGATCGGCCGGTCGACGACATCGCTGGCCAACATGGTCGCGGCGCAACTGGCGGCGACTGCCGCTTAA
- a CDS encoding winged helix-turn-helix transcriptional regulator, which produces MPDTDTPRPGFAELMQRGQLFAEKCPSREVLKHVTSRWGVLLLVALRSGTHRFSDLRRKVNGISEKMLAQTLQWLEGDGFVERISYPVVPPHVEYKLTPLGEEVGEKVEALADWIEVKLPEILAGRKAKG; this is translated from the coding sequence ATGCCTGACACCGACACCCCACGCCCCGGCTTCGCCGAACTCATGCAGCGCGGCCAGCTCTTCGCCGAAAAATGCCCCTCGCGCGAAGTCCTCAAACACGTCACCAGCCGCTGGGGCGTCCTGCTCCTCGTCGCCCTGCGCAGCGGCACCCACCGCTTCAGTGACCTGCGCCGCAAGGTCAACGGCATCAGCGAAAAAATGCTCGCCCAGACCCTGCAATGGCTGGAAGGCGACGGCTTCGTGGAGAGGATTTCCTACCCCGTCGTACCGCCGCATGTCGAATACAAGCTGACGCCGCTCGGCGAGGAAGTCGGGGAGAAGGTGGAGGCGCTGGCCGACTGGATAGAGGTGAAGTTGCCGGAGATTCTGGCGGGGAGGAAGGCGAAAGGCTGA